A DNA window from Mytilus edulis chromosome 14, xbMytEdul2.2, whole genome shotgun sequence contains the following coding sequences:
- the LOC139502403 gene encoding uncharacterized protein gives MDSMDDSLVNYSSRYEKICQRLARSLSEDDIKNLKFVLRNKVDPSDLSTITDGRELVHMLEKKEILTEEKLPHVRSLLRNAGIDGVDDIIQSDYPISSEGISKHDGFDVRSMNVVGNFKETKQLRKMIDIVETKRAVLVKGPNGSGKSQSAFWYARKFQVNDRSSVVWRVHCKSERSVYLSFATLMSHLKIECILSECDTRDCIKTMLDLAIENLTNQRNVTRKHLMILDDIESPEDIIVFNAMDRFITAENIYVIATSNKRFLSDHYEIYGMEMDKMTESEAMSLFPFSCKREEKQVKLLAKNLDYLPLALSLAASYIKITHISIYEYNNNLLGSQLLADTLGTQSLAKSYSITLQRVDDEITNNSRRVLSLVPYLNHNNIAVTVLKSFLSDQLSRSEKEIEINKLLLVLTNYSLATVEGVGEKRILSMHGVSSLMIENAKSQEKVRQDVNHLLRHYCYYLDTDARLVESMKRNICFIHHAVLLLRKYCDLFEDSFERKVYESYLCCSIGVTFRLYGSTELSADDYFARAKQIIFNDIVCMPLPERALHTGNVTHLEDYLYGNLTEQEEARQVFMKLLEISMTSVPLHFVEMFLTNKFRNEREIELFQHYGKINPKEIRNNKLPLHIAKAMTLNDIIVPFANIRDTFLIDLLITLMNNSSKNKWWMEAAKVNPRARGRTHFTEQQIDSLTEFRFAHNLAQYLNNYYREHYPSCNPLASTVTKRNGILYFLRSNEKIESNELKDVIVTLDEMFNNSAATFYASFGVLKLAPKFNLHHRCLITRMLVKCYVKLWENDRDQNDLSEALFQAEKLVGLSKEMELWIVLTSIYLEIAQTYLLSPTKENIQNAKLHYKMACQKAKESGNIINTQYHLKMYQQYIDFCLKYGNVDDLIEAEQICLEMLERFIQNETKQTIQTQLNRIHLKISQSKCDRLYQTLKMSSMLIICLVTVIVMLWFGLYGDGQQEL, from the exons atggACTCGATGGATGATTCATTAGTTAACTACAGTTCCAGATACGAAAAGATCTGCCAACGGCTTGCTAGAAGTCTATCAGAAG ATGAcattaagaatttaaaatttgTCCTTCGAAACAAAGTGGATCCATCCGATCTTAGCACAATAACAGATGGACGGGAATTGGTACACATGCTAGAAAAGAAAGAAATCTTAACGGAAGAAAAGTTACCGCACGTGAGATCGCTACTGAGGAATGCTGGGATTGATGGAGTAGATGATATCATCCAATCAGATTACCCTATATCTTCTGAGGGAATTTCGAAACATG ATGGGTTTGACGTCAGATCAATGAATGTTGTTGGAAATTTCAAAGAAACAAAGCAGCTACGTAAAATGATAGACATTGTCGAGACGAAAAGAGCAGTTCTTGTTAAAG GACCTAATGGGTCAGGAAAATCGCAGAGTGCCTTTTGGTATGCCAGAAAATTTCAGGTAAACGATCGATCTTCCGTTGTCTGGCGTGTTCATTGCAAATCCGAGAGAAGTGTCTATTTGTCATTTGCCACATTGATGTCACATTTGAAAATAGAATGTATATTATCTGAATGTGATACACGTGACTGTATTAAAACAATGCTTGACCTTGCTATCGAAAATTTAACCAATCAGAGAAACGTGACCCGGAAGCATTTGATGATTTTGGATGACATTGAATCGCCGGAAGACATTATTGTCTTCAATGCAATGGACAGGTTTATAACAGCGGAAAATATTTACGTCATAGCTACCTCTAACAAACGATTTTTATCTGACCATTACGAAATATATGGAATGGAAATGGATAAAATGACTGAAAGTGAAGCAATGTCCTTGTTTCCGTTCTCATGCAAAAGGGAGGAAAAACAAGTGAAATTGTTGGCAAAAAATCTGGATTATCTACCCCTGGCTCTGTCACTTGCGGCATCGTATATAAAAATAACACACATCAGCATTTATGAATATAATAACAATTTGTTAGGTTCTCAGCTTCTTGCAGACACATTGGGGACACAAAGCCTTGCTAAGTCATACAGCATTACGTTGCAACGTGTAGATGATGAAATTACGAACAATTCTCGGAGAGTTCTCTCCCTTGTTCCATATTTAAATCATAACAATATAGCAGTCACAGTCTTAAAAAGTTTTCTATCGGACCAATTATCTAGATCAGAAAAGGAGATAGAAATTAATAAGCTGTTGCTTGTACTTACTAACTATTCATTGGCTACTGTTGAAGGTGTGGGTGAAAAACGGATTTTATCGATGCATGGAGTTTCCTCTTTGATGATTGAGAATGCTAAATCTCAAGAAAAAGTGCGCCAAGATGTGAATCACCTGTTACGtcattattgttattatttagaCACCGATGCCCGACTTGTTGAATccatgaaaagaaatatatgttttatcCATCATGCTGTTTTGCTATTGCGGAAATATTGTGATTTGTTCGAGGACTCTTTTGAACGCAAAGTGTATGAAAGTTATTTATGTTGTTCAATTGGAGTGACATTTCGATTATACGGAAGTACAGAGCTGTCAGCAGACGACTATTTTGCACGTgcaaaacaaatcattttcaaTGACATTGTATGTATGCCTTTACCAGAAAGAGCACTGCATACGGGTAATGTTACCCATTTAGAGGACTATTTATACGGCAATTTAACCGAGCAGGAAGAGGCGAGACAGGTATTCATGAAATTATTGGAGATATCGATGACCAGTGTTCCGCTACACTTTGTAGAAATGTTTTTGACAAACAAATTCAGAAATGAAAGAGAAATTGAACTATTTCAACATTACGGGAAAATAAATCCAAAAGAGATTCGGAACAATAAGCTTCCGTTGCATATTGCCAAAGCTATGACTTTGAACGATATAATCGTTCCCTTTGCAAATATCAGAGACACATTTCTTATTGACCTTCTTATAACACTGATGAACAATAGTAGTAAAAACAAGTGGTGGATGGAGGCGGCAAAAGTAAACCCGCGTGCACGTGGTCGTACTCATTTCACGGAACAGCAAATTGATAGCCTAACGGAGTTTCGTTTCGCGCATAATCTTGCGCAGTATTTAAATAACTATTACCGTGAGCATTATCCGTCCTGTAATCCGTTAGCGAGTACAGTAACAAAACGAAATGGAATTTTATACTTTCTCAGATCAAACGAAAAAATTGAAAGTAATGAACTAAAAGATGTGATTGTAACATTAGATGAAATGTTCAATAATAGTGCAGCTACATTTTATGCATCATTTGGTGTGCTCAAATTGGCGCCGAAATTCAACCTCCATCATAGATGTTTGATTACCCGGATGTTGGTCAAGTGCTATGTAAAATTGTGGGAAAATGACAGAGACCAAAACGATCTTTCGGAAGCTCTGTTTCAAGCAGAAAAATTAGTGGGATTATCCAAGGAGATGGAGCTGTGGATAGTATTAACCAGCATTTATCTTGAAATTGCTCAAACCTACCTTCTAAGTCCAACCAAAGAAAATATTCAAAACGCTAAACTGCATTATAAAATGGCTTGTCAGAAGGCAAAAGAGAGTGGTAACATCATTAATACACAATATCATTTGAAAATGTATCAACAGTATATAGATTTCTGTTTAAAATATGGTAATGTAGATGACCTTATTGAAGCTGAACAGATTTGTCTGGAGATGTTAGAGAGATTTATTCAAAACGAGACTAAACAAACAATACAGACCCAACTGAATCGGATTCATCTTAAAATAAGCCAATCGAAG tGTGACAGACTATACCAAACATTGAAGATGTCTTCCATGTTAATTATATGTTTAGTTACTGTTATAGTGATGCTATGGTTTGGACTTTACGGAGATGGCCAGCAAGAGCTGTGA